A region from the Leopardus geoffroyi isolate Oge1 chromosome E3, O.geoffroyi_Oge1_pat1.0, whole genome shotgun sequence genome encodes:
- the ELFN1 gene encoding protein ELFN1 yields MAGCRWGALWACVAAATLLHAGGLAHGDCWLIEGDKGFVWLAICSQNQPPYEAIPQQINNTIVDLRLNENRIRSVQYASLSRFGNLTYLNLTKNEIAYIEDGAFSGQFNLQVLQLGYNRLRNLTEGVLRGLGKLEYLYLQANLIEVVTPSAFWECPNIVNLDLSMNRIQRLHGATFAGLAKLSVCELYSNPFYCSCELLGFLRWLAAFTNATHAYDRMQCESPPLYSGYFLLGRGRHGHRSILGKLQSVCTDRSYVAEPQPPPPGRSPPPPPPPPPPEPSEAPCADDECFSGDGTTPLVALPTLAPQAEGRPLMKVKQLTQNSATITVQLPSPFTRMYTLEHFNNSRSSTVSRLTKPREEIRLTNLYTLTNYTYCVVSTSSGLHHNHTCLTICLPRPPSPPGPVPSPSTATHYIMTILGCLFGMVLVLGAVYYCLRRRRRQEEKHKKAAAAGGLKKTIIELKYGPEMEAPGLAPLSQGPLLGPEAVTRIPYLPAAASEVEQYELAEGGGTPKAGKGNYMEVRAGEQAERRDGELGRPGPDSQSSVAEISTIAKEVDKVNQIINNCIDALKSEATSFQGGKSGAASAAEPQLMLLSEPLAAKHGFLSPVYKDAFGHGLQRHHSVEAATGPPRAGPSSGGSARSPRAFRAEAPGGHKAAAAEAKYIEKSSPAPDTILTVTPAAAVLRAEAEKGRHYGEHRHSYPGSHPAEPPAPPAPPPHESLGGRKASILEPLTRPRPRDLAYSQLSPQYHNLSYSSSPEYACRASQSIWERFRLSRRRHKDHEEFVAAGHALRKKVQFAKDEDLHDILDYWKGVSAQHKS; encoded by the coding sequence ATGGCCGGGTGCCGGTGGGGCGCGCTGTGGGCGTGCGTGGCGGCCGCCACCCTGCTGCACGCGGGCGGGCTGGCCCACGGCGACTGCTGGCTGATCGAGGGCGACAAGGGCTTCGTGTGGCTGGCCATCTGCAGCCAGAACCAGCCGCCGTACGAGGCCATCCCGCAGCAGATCAACAACACCATCGTGGACCTGCGGCTGAACGAGAACCGCATCCGCAGCGTGCAGTACGCCTCGCTGAGCCGCTTCGGCAACCTCACGTACCTCAACCTCACCAAGAACGAGATCGCCTACATCGAGGACGGCGCCTTCTCGGGCCAGTTCAACCTGCAGGTGCTGCAGCTCGGCTACAACCGCCTGCGCAACCTGACGGAGGGCGTGCTGCGCGGCCTGGGCAAGCTCGAGTACCTGTACCTGCAGGCCAACCTCATCGAGGTGGTCACGCCCAGCGCCTTCTGGGAGTGCCCCAACATCGTCAACCTCGACCTGTCCATGAACCGCATCCAGCGGCTCCACGGCGCCACCTTCGCGGGCCTGGCCAAGCTGTCCGTGTGCGAGCTGTACAGCAACCCCTTCTACTGCTCGTGCGAGCTCCTGGGCTTCCTGCGCTGGCTGGCGGCCTTCACCAACGCCACGCACGCCTACGACCGCATGCAGTGCGAGTCGCCACCGCTCTACTCCGGCTACTTCCTCCTGGGCCGGGGCCGCCACGGCCACCGCAGCATCCTCGGCAAGCTGCAGTCCGTGTGCACCGACCGCTCCTACGTGGCCGAGCcccagccgccgccgcccggccgctccccgcccccgccgccgcccccgccgcccccggagCCCAGCGAGGCCCCGTGCGCCGACGACGAGTGCTTCTCCGGCGACGGCACCACGCCGCTGGTGGCCCTGCCCACGCTGGCGCCCCAGGCCGAGGGCCGGCCCCTCATGAAGGTCAAGCAGCTGACGCAGAACTCGGCCACCATCACGGTGCAGCTGCCCAGCCCGTTCACCCGCATGTACACGCTGGAGCACTTCAACAACAGCCGCTCGTCCACCGTGTCCAGGCTGACCAAGCCCCGGGAGGAGATCCGCCTCACCAACCTGTACACGCTCACCAACTACACCTACTGCGTGGTGTCCACCAGCTCCGGGCTGCACCACAACCACACCTGCCTCACCATCTGCCTGCCCAGGCCGCCCAGCCCGCCGGGCCCCGTGCCCAGCCCGTCCACGGCCACGCACTACATCATGACCATCCTGGGCTGCCTGTTCGGCATGGTGCTGGTGCTCGGCGCCGTCTACTACTGCCTGCGCAGGCGGAGGCGGCAGGAGGAGAAGCACAAGAAGGCGGCCGCGGCCGGCGGCCTCAAGAAGACCATCATCGAGCTCAAGTACGGGCCCGAGATGGAGGCGCCCGGCCTGGCCCCGCTGTCCCAGGGCCCGCTGCTGGGCCCCGAGGCCGTGACCCGCATCCCCTACCTGCCGGCGGCCGCCAGCGAGGTGGAGCAGTACGAGCTGGCGGAGGGCGGCGGCACGCCCAAGGCCGGCAAGGGCAACTACATGGAGGTGCGCGCGGGCGAGCAGGCCGAGCGCAGGGACGGCGAGCTGGGCCGGCCCGGCCCCGACAGCCAGAGCTCCGTGGCCGAGATCTCCACCATCGCCAAGGAGGTGGACAAGGTCAACCAGATCATCAACAACTGCATCGACGCGCTCAAGTCCGAGGCCACCTCCTTCCAGGGCGGCAAGTCCGGGGCCGCGTCCGCCGCCGAGCCGCAGCTGATGCTGCTGTCCGAGCCCCTGGCCGCCAAGCACGGCTTCCTGTCCCCCGTCTACAAGGACGCCTTCGGCCACGGCCTGCAGCGGCACCACAGCGTGGAGGCGGCCACCGGGCCCCCGCGCGCCGGCCCCTCGTCCGGCGGCTCCGCGCGCAGCCCGCGGGCCTTCCGCGCCGAGGCCCCCGGCGGGCACAAGGCCGCGGCCGCCGAGGCCAAGTACATCGAGAAGAGCTCCCCCGCGCCCGACACCATCCTCACTGTGACGCCCGCGGCCGCCGTGCTGCGGGCCGAGGCCGAGAAGGGCCGCCACTACGGCGAGCACCGGCACTCGTACCCCGGCTCCCACCCCGCCGAgccgcccgcgccccccgcgcccccgccccacGAGAGCCTGGGCGGCCGCAAGGCGTCCATCCTGGAGCCGCTGACCCGGCCGCGGCCCCGCGACCTGGCCTACTCGCAGCTGTCCCCGCAGTACCACAACCTGAGCTACTCCTCCAGCCCCGAGTACGCCTGCAGGGCCTCCCAGAGCATCTGGGAGCGCTTCAGACTCAGCCGCCGGCGCCACAAGGACCACGAGGAGTTCGTGGCGGCCGGCCACGCCCTGCGCAAGAAGGTTCAGTTCGCCAAAGACGAGGATCTACACGACATCCTGGACTACTGGAAGGGCGTGTCGGCCCAGCACAAGTCCTGA